A window of the Leptospira bourretii genome harbors these coding sequences:
- a CDS encoding HEAT repeat domain-containing protein, producing the protein MQKTWIFLSFFFTLTLFLNCDPVPTKEDTNPVMESVSEEQPTESLLEALNSSDPFTRSQATIQLGSREVRSAIPKLKKLLSDKEPGVRAGAAIALGDLKDKSSSTAIANLMWSDSENPKDVYLDALTRMKDPSVGNRIYPLLDDNNPTLRLQVVDALVQIGAKAMGPQILNLALKNKDREKDKTYAMALGKLKISSSESYLLSLTKIQDESPTLAAAYLALGRIKAKNANEVLVNALNLPYRKGKENASMALIEIGNPSVITKVFQSLSSDNAETKLYVTDVLCSIPSKEAAKLAFGLLNGKDNKNWGSAAKIVGRQRYREGRIRIEELLEKSSTPERDSFAEALGWIGDKASVPVLRKVLLSGAPEGPYGSAWALGILGAKEAVPDLIKALDLGDAKLMVYALEALGSIADPTSLPKLKSLLADRPKMAPQILSTIALIPTEEARLVIEEATKSKNAEVYRPAMEEIAKRKDKKSIPLLLTYANGDDAEKRKLSYYALTAVTGEKFRTAKEWNEWAKKN; encoded by the coding sequence ATGCAAAAGACTTGGATTTTTCTTTCTTTTTTTTTCACCCTGACCCTCTTTTTGAATTGTGATCCGGTTCCTACAAAAGAGGATACAAATCCTGTCATGGAATCAGTGTCAGAAGAACAGCCAACAGAATCACTTTTGGAAGCTCTTAATTCTTCTGATCCTTTTACAAGGTCCCAAGCAACAATCCAGTTGGGGAGTCGGGAAGTCCGTTCTGCCATTCCAAAATTAAAAAAACTTTTATCAGATAAAGAACCAGGTGTTCGTGCAGGAGCCGCCATTGCTCTCGGTGATTTAAAAGACAAATCATCGTCTACGGCCATTGCCAATTTGATGTGGTCGGATTCTGAAAATCCGAAAGATGTTTATTTGGATGCCCTCACTCGTATGAAAGATCCCTCTGTGGGAAATCGAATTTATCCTTTGTTAGATGATAATAATCCTACCCTTCGTTTGCAAGTTGTAGATGCTTTGGTGCAAATAGGAGCCAAGGCAATGGGACCACAGATTTTAAATTTGGCATTAAAAAACAAAGATAGGGAAAAAGACAAAACTTATGCGATGGCACTAGGGAAATTAAAAATTTCTTCTTCTGAGTCTTATTTGTTAAGTCTGACAAAAATCCAAGATGAATCGCCAACTCTTGCCGCTGCTTATTTGGCACTTGGTAGAATCAAAGCAAAAAATGCCAATGAAGTTCTTGTAAATGCACTGAATCTTCCTTATAGAAAAGGAAAAGAAAATGCTTCCATGGCACTCATTGAAATTGGAAATCCTTCTGTGATTACAAAAGTGTTTCAATCCTTAAGTTCTGATAATGCGGAAACGAAACTGTATGTTACGGATGTACTTTGTTCGATCCCTTCGAAAGAAGCAGCCAAGTTAGCCTTTGGTCTGTTAAATGGAAAGGATAATAAAAATTGGGGAAGTGCGGCAAAGATTGTTGGCAGACAACGATATAGGGAAGGACGAATTCGTATCGAAGAATTATTAGAAAAATCATCTACACCGGAGCGGGATAGTTTTGCAGAAGCTCTTGGTTGGATTGGAGACAAAGCTTCTGTTCCGGTGCTTCGAAAAGTTTTGTTATCGGGCGCACCTGAAGGACCTTATGGTTCTGCTTGGGCCCTCGGAATCCTAGGGGCCAAAGAAGCAGTGCCAGATCTCATCAAAGCCCTTGATTTAGGAGATGCCAAACTAATGGTATATGCTTTGGAAGCACTTGGTTCTATCGCAGATCCAACAAGTCTTCCCAAACTCAAAAGTCTGTTAGCTGATAGACCAAAAATGGCTCCGCAAATTCTTTCCACGATTGCACTCATTCCCACAGAAGAAGCTAGGCTTGTGATAGAGGAAGCAACCAAATCAAAAAATGCCGAAGTATACAGGCCAGCAATGGAAGAGATTGCCAAACGAAAAGATAAAAAATCCATTCCTCTTTTGTTAACTTATGCCAATGGTGATGATGCGGAAAAACGCAAACTTAGTTATTATGCTCTCACGGCTGTGACGGGAGAAAAATTTCGTACAGCCAAAGAATGGAATGAATGGGCCAAAAAGAATTAA
- a CDS encoding imelysin family protein — MKRIKSFPKFFIYGFYIFLFNCGIQSDGASKKAQILGLVDSYLKTYTTSSLLLDISNNLIIPKYTNLDNKVLALQSAATTYVATTDTTNLNLVKNAWIEADLAYRQIEWAYFGPAYIPYNVYLYLDSFSKSFPIDPTSIESKITSNLAPNGLRVDGLDAVEYLLFKDNATTTNTAFGDANRKTYLTKLIQDIKTQTGLLIFHWDKSRSSSFYYSFTNAGKGSREYPNTKDGLTELTNQMVFFCNTMVDIKIAEPSGLRVTNLGVKDITKVETPYANLSLDSLLQNLQGFSDIGDAGLYKFLALRSDTVVPRLQEQIKITTASVNSVKTKYGTLQNAITTGNQDVELMLGDFKRLRVLISTELISALGGTIGVSSNDGD, encoded by the coding sequence ATGAAGCGAATTAAAAGTTTTCCAAAGTTTTTTATATATGGGTTCTATATATTTTTATTTAATTGTGGAATCCAATCAGATGGTGCTTCCAAAAAAGCACAAATTTTAGGTTTGGTTGATAGTTATTTAAAAACCTATACAACTTCTAGTTTGCTTCTGGATATTTCTAATAACTTAATTATCCCCAAGTATACAAACTTAGATAACAAAGTATTGGCCTTACAATCTGCTGCGACCACTTACGTCGCCACAACAGATACCACAAACCTAAACCTTGTTAAAAATGCTTGGATCGAGGCAGATTTAGCCTACCGGCAAATTGAATGGGCCTATTTTGGACCAGCATACATCCCCTATAATGTATATCTGTATTTAGATAGTTTTTCAAAATCTTTCCCGATTGATCCAACATCCATAGAATCAAAAATTACATCCAACTTAGCTCCGAATGGTCTTCGAGTGGATGGATTGGATGCAGTAGAATATCTCCTTTTTAAAGACAATGCCACAACCACCAACACAGCGTTTGGTGATGCAAACAGGAAAACCTACTTAACCAAACTGATCCAAGACATCAAAACACAAACAGGGTTACTTATTTTCCATTGGGATAAATCAAGAAGTTCATCTTTTTATTACTCTTTTACCAATGCAGGGAAAGGAAGCCGGGAGTATCCAAATACAAAAGATGGACTAACCGAACTGACAAACCAAATGGTATTTTTTTGCAATACCATGGTTGATATCAAAATTGCAGAACCATCAGGATTAAGGGTTACAAATTTAGGTGTCAAAGATATTACGAAAGTAGAAACACCATACGCAAATTTATCTTTAGATTCTTTATTACAAAATCTCCAAGGTTTTTCTGATATTGGGGATGCCGGTTTGTATAAATTTTTAGCCCTAAGAAGTGACACTGTGGTTCCGAGATTACAAGAACAAATCAAAATCACTACCGCTTCTGTAAATTCTGTAAAAACAAAATACGGAACCCTACAGAATGCAATCACTACAGGAAACCAAGACGTTGAACTGATGCTAGGTGATTTTAAAAGGCTACGAGTGCTCATTAGTACTGAACTCATCAGTGCACTTGGCGGAACCATTGGAGTTAGTTCAAATGACGGTGACTAA
- a CDS encoding RCC1 domain-containing protein translates to MTDKIFLVALANDRQVGSKFEILSPKDGSIVKTYDLTLNVKTSDSLTCQVLQNKTEKNNFNVGKGEVTSSLSVKPVLGANKIQIHCTNEAGVSAKKTILTYFGNRIAAGGSHSGYVVNGNLYTWGRNNFGQLGTGTSTGDLTNPTITKLSTISSVASIGFNQNNSLAITEDGSVWTWGANSSGQLGMGNTGDLQAAAADAGPRNPPRKVPGITNAVMGVYGYDHALVLKSDGTVVSFGLNSVGQLGNGFGGTGTYSANPVNVTGLPNDVIQVIAGAEHSAALTKSGDVYVWGRDQYGNLGDGAVGTSTEVNSTPKKVSSLSGIVHIANGRDHILALKTDGTVYSWGLAASGQLGIGGTGSPSPVPTPTLVTGLYNVVSVWANGTQSFAILSDGTVKGWGANSSGNLGTGLTTPAKLYTPGDIVVGVRDIQYFGCGALHNFAILKSGSLYGWGWNFKGSIGRADLQETWAATTPIFLTIPD, encoded by the coding sequence TTGACTGACAAAATTTTTCTCGTAGCTCTTGCCAACGATCGCCAAGTCGGATCGAAATTTGAAATCCTTTCTCCCAAAGATGGAAGCATCGTCAAAACCTATGATCTAACTTTGAATGTAAAAACTTCTGATTCTTTAACTTGCCAAGTTTTACAAAACAAAACAGAAAAAAATAATTTCAATGTTGGTAAAGGGGAGGTCACTTCTTCTCTTTCCGTCAAACCAGTACTTGGTGCAAACAAAATCCAAATCCATTGTACAAATGAAGCAGGTGTTTCTGCTAAAAAAACAATTCTAACATATTTTGGAAATCGAATTGCGGCTGGAGGTTCTCACTCTGGTTATGTGGTGAATGGAAACCTATACACCTGGGGAAGAAATAATTTTGGACAATTAGGAACCGGAACTTCTACAGGTGATCTTACCAATCCGACTATCACGAAACTTTCAACTATTTCTAGTGTCGCATCCATTGGATTCAATCAGAACAATTCTCTTGCAATCACAGAAGACGGATCTGTTTGGACTTGGGGAGCCAATAGCAGTGGCCAATTGGGTATGGGAAATACCGGAGACTTACAAGCGGCAGCTGCTGATGCTGGGCCTAGAAATCCTCCAAGAAAAGTTCCGGGAATTACCAATGCCGTAATGGGTGTTTATGGTTACGACCATGCATTGGTATTAAAGTCTGATGGAACGGTTGTTAGTTTTGGATTAAACTCTGTTGGCCAATTAGGAAATGGATTTGGTGGAACTGGAACTTATTCAGCAAACCCGGTGAACGTGACTGGTCTTCCAAATGATGTGATCCAAGTGATTGCAGGAGCAGAACATTCTGCAGCCTTAACAAAGTCAGGTGACGTGTATGTTTGGGGTAGAGACCAGTATGGGAATTTAGGAGATGGAGCGGTTGGCACTTCAACAGAAGTAAACTCAACTCCTAAAAAAGTCTCTTCCTTATCGGGGATAGTTCATATTGCCAATGGTAGAGATCATATCCTTGCACTGAAAACAGATGGGACTGTATATTCTTGGGGACTTGCTGCCAGTGGGCAATTAGGGATTGGTGGGACTGGGTCTCCATCTCCTGTTCCAACCCCAACACTTGTGACAGGGCTATACAATGTGGTTTCTGTATGGGCAAACGGAACACAAAGTTTTGCCATTCTAAGTGACGGAACGGTAAAAGGTTGGGGAGCTAATTCCAGTGGAAATTTGGGAACAGGCCTTACCACTCCGGCAAAGTTGTATACTCCGGGAGACATCGTTGTTGGTGTTCGGGACATCCAATACTTTGGATGTGGAGCGCTTCATAATTTTGCAATTTTAAAGTCAGGATCTTTGTATGGTTGGGGTTGGAACTTTAAAGGTTCCATCGGTCGTGCCGATCTCCAAGAAACTTGGGCCGCCACAACACCAATTTTTCTTACCATTCCCGATTAA
- a CDS encoding di-heme oxidoredictase family protein, with amino-acid sequence MIKFLILSFLSFSFYFGCAFVESNTCPTGVGLSDFVSSSSVMGCEKEKKLCEDGSCLALLGLVQTNRNSWDYEEGEELSGGKAMTSFVTDARAFLQFGKNSPLSTISEFTVGQAVFEVPWTAGFSSSLPDRDGLGPFFHTNSCLGCHVGNGRAVEDDGDPLVFTLVRLGVGAKGNDPEPVYGTQFQPNAVAGITPEGSVHFEYDTIDGKYLDGSSYSLRKPNLVFSGLGYGPFHPNHKTSVRLTQQVIGLGLLESVPEENILSRSDPLDLDGDGISGRPNWIWDLSGSGKSLGRFGWKANAPSLKRQNSAAFSGDIGITSPMLSSENCSFSQTSCAGATGGGNPEISEDKIIAITKYMQLVAVPVRRNPNTATILNGKKHFFLAGCNKCHTEKLVTGNQTPFAQLSNQTIRPYTDLLLHDMGEALSDGKSDGEATETEWRTAPLWGIGLFGTVNGRARYLHDGRAKTLDEAILWHGGEAEKSKNYFLALNVSERASMIRFLLSL; translated from the coding sequence ATGATTAAATTTTTAATTCTATCCTTTCTTTCATTTTCTTTCTATTTTGGATGTGCATTTGTAGAATCAAATACATGTCCAACGGGAGTGGGTTTATCTGACTTTGTTAGTTCTTCATCTGTTATGGGATGTGAGAAAGAAAAAAAGTTATGTGAAGATGGTTCCTGTTTGGCCTTACTTGGGTTGGTTCAAACCAATCGAAACTCTTGGGATTATGAAGAAGGAGAGGAACTTTCAGGTGGAAAGGCGATGACAAGTTTTGTGACAGATGCACGCGCCTTTCTACAGTTCGGAAAAAATTCACCATTGAGTACAATCTCCGAATTTACTGTGGGCCAAGCAGTATTTGAAGTTCCATGGACTGCCGGTTTTTCTTCCAGTCTGCCTGACAGAGATGGGCTTGGACCTTTTTTTCATACCAATTCTTGTTTGGGATGCCATGTTGGAAATGGAAGAGCAGTGGAAGATGATGGAGATCCTTTGGTTTTCACCTTGGTAAGGTTAGGTGTTGGTGCAAAAGGAAATGATCCTGAGCCAGTTTATGGAACTCAGTTCCAACCGAATGCAGTTGCCGGTATAACTCCAGAAGGGAGCGTACATTTTGAATATGATACCATCGATGGAAAATACTTGGATGGTAGCTCTTATTCTCTCAGAAAACCAAATTTAGTATTTAGTGGACTTGGTTATGGTCCCTTTCACCCAAATCACAAAACATCTGTTCGGTTGACACAACAGGTCATAGGGCTTGGTCTTTTGGAGTCGGTTCCAGAGGAAAATATCCTTAGCCGTTCTGATCCACTGGATTTGGATGGAGATGGAATTTCCGGAAGGCCCAATTGGATTTGGGATCTTTCTGGGAGTGGAAAGTCTCTTGGTAGGTTTGGATGGAAAGCAAATGCTCCCAGTCTCAAACGCCAAAATTCAGCCGCCTTTTCTGGTGATATAGGAATCACAAGTCCCATGTTAAGTTCTGAAAATTGTTCTTTCTCTCAGACCTCTTGTGCTGGTGCAACAGGTGGTGGTAACCCAGAGATTTCAGAAGATAAAATCATCGCCATTACTAAGTATATGCAATTAGTTGCTGTACCAGTCCGCCGTAATCCAAATACGGCCACAATTTTAAATGGTAAAAAACATTTTTTCCTTGCAGGATGTAACAAATGTCATACGGAAAAGTTAGTAACGGGAAATCAAACTCCGTTTGCCCAACTAAGCAACCAAACCATTCGTCCCTATACTGACCTTCTTTTACATGATATGGGTGAGGCATTAAGTGATGGAAAATCTGATGGTGAAGCAACTGAAACGGAGTGGAGAACGGCTCCACTTTGGGGGATCGGGCTTTTTGGAACAGTAAACGGAAGGGCTCGTTATTTACACGACGGGAGAGCAAAAACTTTGGATGAAGCGATCCTTTGGCATGGTGGGGAAGCAGAAAAAAGTAAAAATTATTTTTTAGCTCTGAATGTATCGGAACGTGCTAGTATGATTCGATTTTTGTTATCATTATAA
- a CDS encoding type II CAAX endopeptidase family protein encodes MKSLTLYFFLAYLISWTIWLPLYLPKFGIHFLPVLPFHHAWGALGPLTATFILNKLEHGNSGVKNLLSRMFQWKVNWFWYFIAIFSPFVLLVFATVINYFNNSKFSFDGLGVSSEFPEFGFVSFFLYSVIVYGFGEETGWRGYALPKLQKKWNALSSTVILTFLWALWHAPLFLYRPGFMAMDVFGIFGWFMSLFTGAILLTWIYNSTRGSILMVALFHGTIDIVFTSDSIEPNTMNITGFLLVVFAVFVLGLTGWRHLSKVNRQIIE; translated from the coding sequence TTGAAATCGTTAACGTTGTATTTTTTTTTGGCATACCTTATCTCTTGGACCATTTGGCTTCCTTTGTATTTGCCGAAATTCGGGATTCATTTTTTACCAGTGTTGCCCTTCCATCATGCTTGGGGAGCGCTTGGTCCTTTGACCGCTACGTTTATTTTAAACAAACTAGAACATGGCAACAGTGGTGTAAAAAATTTACTTTCCCGAATGTTTCAATGGAAGGTTAATTGGTTTTGGTATTTCATAGCGATCTTTAGTCCTTTTGTCCTTCTTGTTTTCGCAACCGTTATCAATTATTTCAACAACTCAAAATTTAGTTTTGATGGATTGGGAGTAAGCTCTGAATTTCCAGAGTTTGGTTTTGTCTCTTTCTTTTTATACAGTGTCATTGTATACGGATTTGGGGAAGAAACTGGATGGAGAGGGTATGCCTTACCAAAGTTACAAAAAAAATGGAACGCTTTGTCTTCGACAGTCATCCTGACGTTTTTATGGGCCTTATGGCATGCTCCTCTTTTTTTATATCGTCCCGGTTTTATGGCAATGGATGTGTTTGGAATTTTCGGATGGTTTATGTCTTTGTTTACAGGTGCCATTCTTTTGACCTGGATTTATAATTCCACAAGAGGAAGTATCCTGATGGTGGCTCTTTTTCATGGAACCATTGATATCGTATTTACTTCCGACTCCATTGAACCAAACACAATGAACATCACTGGGTTTTTACTCGTTGTATTTGCAGTGTTTGTCCTTGGATTGACGGGATGGAGACATCTATCCAAGGTGAATCGCCAGATCATAGAGTGA
- a CDS encoding imelysin family protein, with product MKSMRNLTFVLSLGLVLNYCTPESENSEAGLLAALALAGSAPNQAAFLETYSQIAFQNYSDAHTDVVAFRQKVTTFAAKASPTLTELNELKTYWRKARRSYLQTEIFRFSQGPIDNPSLTGGVELEPLMNAWPLDEGYIDTVVLTGTITKQGLIDANEGDCSGGTCPDGDTAKNISVGWHAIEYLLWGADAANNFTPGNSITQTNFTTANGAGNAAAKRSAYLLFATEILEAHLLQLKNAWDPSLSNSYVTKFKTSSTSFENILRGIARFSGGEWGGERMTGVFGGEQEEEHSCFSDNTKADFYYDAKGLDNLYNGSYTGSKTITGYGLKNLLGGESSYIGERIGTAELFCLNEFTEDVSQNQACNSSIISSRFDRMIATVNVSGSATENADYNIFRYQIQPAVQEIAKAMQRAAANYGVSIGDDGLVLE from the coding sequence ATGAAGTCGATGCGAAATCTTACTTTCGTACTTTCACTTGGCCTTGTGCTAAATTATTGTACTCCCGAATCTGAAAATTCGGAAGCCGGACTTTTGGCTGCTCTTGCTCTTGCAGGCAGTGCGCCAAACCAAGCTGCATTTTTGGAAACCTATTCCCAAATTGCTTTCCAAAACTATAGCGATGCTCATACGGATGTGGTTGCCTTCAGACAAAAGGTGACAACTTTTGCTGCAAAAGCATCCCCTACCCTAACTGAACTCAATGAATTAAAAACTTACTGGAGAAAGGCAAGACGGAGTTACTTACAAACGGAGATCTTCCGTTTTAGCCAAGGCCCCATTGACAATCCTAGCCTTACTGGAGGGGTAGAACTAGAACCTCTCATGAATGCTTGGCCTTTGGATGAGGGTTATATCGATACAGTGGTCTTAACAGGCACTATCACAAAACAAGGATTAATTGATGCAAATGAAGGAGATTGTTCTGGTGGAACCTGTCCTGATGGAGATACAGCAAAAAACATTTCTGTCGGTTGGCATGCCATCGAATATCTGTTATGGGGTGCGGATGCAGCAAATAACTTCACTCCGGGAAATTCCATCACCCAAACCAACTTCACCACTGCCAATGGAGCAGGAAATGCTGCGGCAAAACGATCCGCCTATCTACTGTTTGCCACAGAAATTCTGGAAGCTCACCTCCTTCAGTTGAAAAATGCATGGGATCCTTCTTTATCTAATTCCTATGTAACCAAATTCAAAACAAGTTCCACTTCTTTTGAGAATATCCTTCGCGGAATTGCTCGTTTTTCTGGTGGAGAATGGGGTGGAGAAAGGATGACGGGAGTCTTCGGTGGAGAACAGGAAGAAGAACACTCTTGTTTTTCAGACAATACAAAAGCTGACTTTTATTACGATGCCAAAGGACTTGATAACCTTTATAATGGTTCTTATACAGGTTCAAAAACCATCACAGGATATGGACTCAAAAACTTACTTGGTGGTGAATCCAGTTATATTGGCGAACGAATTGGTACAGCCGAACTATTCTGTTTGAATGAATTCACAGAAGATGTTTCCCAAAACCAAGCTTGTAATAGTTCCATCATTTCCAGTCGTTTCGATCGGATGATTGCCACAGTCAATGTATCTGGTTCAGCAACTGAAAATGCAGACTATAACATCTTTCGCTATCAAATCCAACCAGCAGTACAAGAAATAGCAAAAGCAATGCAAAGAGCAGCTGCAAACTACGGAGTCTCCATTGGAGATGATGGATTAGTTCTCGAATAA
- a CDS encoding di-heme oxidoredictase family protein, with protein MKSKHLILLTSIILIFSCKKKSNDDETNALILAALISSPQCSAGDLLNDPCEQFSGGDTTTFDSTESAFDLEAANVVDSKRSIDFQDGNANFNRTWLPSGNSSVAGLGPVFNNRSCQGCHVKDGRGRPPADGTSLSSMLIRLSIAGTNPTTGGPVAMTNFGTQLNTEGILEFGSGTQIPKEGTVTITYTEEPGSFPDGETYSLRKPSYTITWNVGGGATQINVANPGQPYHPTSNPSGSYFISPRTAPMVPGLGLLEAIPEATIRSFADVSDSNGDGISGKPNLVWDTTQAKSFLGRFGWKANQPNLNHQNASAFLGDIGLTTPVFPSENCATGQTLCSASPTGNGTNPEISSDRLARVTFYTSLVSVPGRRGWKTEDVRKGKELFIQIGCSSCHIPRIKTGDHSIQEVANQEIRPYTDLLLHDMGDGLSDSRSDFLATGNEWRTTPLWGLGLIERVNGHELLLHDGRARGIQEAILWHGGEAEQSKNNYKVLPKESRTKIISFLKSL; from the coding sequence ATGAAATCAAAACACCTTATCCTACTGACAAGTATCATCTTAATTTTTTCTTGTAAAAAAAAATCAAACGATGATGAAACCAATGCTCTTATACTTGCCGCACTTATATCTTCTCCTCAATGTTCTGCCGGAGATCTTTTAAACGATCCTTGCGAACAGTTCAGTGGTGGAGACACCACAACATTTGATTCTACTGAGTCTGCTTTTGATTTAGAAGCAGCCAATGTGGTGGATTCCAAAAGATCCATCGATTTCCAAGATGGAAACGCTAACTTCAATCGCACCTGGCTACCTTCTGGAAACTCTTCAGTTGCAGGACTTGGTCCTGTGTTTAACAACCGTTCTTGCCAAGGTTGTCATGTCAAAGATGGACGTGGAAGACCACCAGCAGACGGAACTAGTTTATCATCGATGCTCATTCGATTGAGTATTGCCGGTACCAATCCTACAACTGGTGGCCCAGTCGCTATGACCAATTTTGGAACCCAATTGAATACAGAAGGAATTTTGGAGTTTGGATCGGGAACACAAATCCCAAAAGAAGGAACTGTCACCATTACTTATACGGAAGAACCAGGAAGTTTTCCCGATGGAGAAACGTATTCACTTCGTAAGCCAAGTTATACGATCACTTGGAACGTGGGAGGAGGAGCGACACAAATCAATGTCGCAAATCCTGGCCAACCCTATCACCCAACTAGTAACCCATCAGGTTCTTATTTTATCTCTCCAAGGACAGCACCAATGGTTCCCGGACTTGGACTTTTGGAAGCCATTCCCGAAGCCACCATACGTTCGTTTGCTGATGTTTCCGATTCCAACGGAGATGGAATTTCAGGTAAACCCAATCTTGTTTGGGACACAACCCAAGCAAAATCATTCTTAGGACGGTTTGGATGGAAAGCAAACCAACCCAACTTAAACCACCAAAATGCCAGTGCTTTCCTCGGTGATATCGGCCTCACAACTCCAGTGTTTCCTTCGGAAAATTGTGCCACAGGACAAACACTTTGTTCTGCCAGTCCGACAGGAAATGGAACCAATCCAGAAATTTCCAGTGATCGTTTGGCGCGTGTGACTTTCTATACAAGTTTAGTCAGTGTTCCTGGACGTAGAGGTTGGAAAACGGAAGATGTCAGAAAAGGAAAAGAATTATTTATACAAATTGGATGTTCTTCTTGCCATATCCCAAGAATCAAAACAGGAGACCACTCTATCCAAGAAGTAGCAAACCAAGAAATACGACCATACACTGATTTACTATTGCATGACATGGGAGATGGCCTCAGCGATTCTAGATCCGATTTTTTAGCAACAGGAAATGAATGGAGGACCACTCCTCTTTGGGGACTTGGCCTTATCGAAAGAGTCAATGGCCACGAACTTTTATTACATGATGGTAGAGCAAGAGGTATTCAGGAAGCAATTCTTTGGCATGGCGGTGAAGCGGAACAAAGTAAAAATAATTACAAAGTTTTACCAAAAGAATCTAGAACCAAAATCATTAGTTTTCTTAAATCATTATGA